The Sander vitreus isolate 19-12246 chromosome 5, sanVit1, whole genome shotgun sequence genome includes a region encoding these proteins:
- the LOC144517723 gene encoding homeodomain-interacting protein kinase 2-like, with amino-acid sequence MLKAVSVLDPVKKNVAQFLETFKHKGQTCLAFEMLDRSLFQLFRERCYKPLSLSEIRPIAQQLLTAFDALKGIGVVHSDLKPDNIMLTDHQGEPFRVKLIDFGVSFPTSKEQRGSPIQPLGYRAPEVSLGLPVSEAIDMWGLGCVLFWLYVADHPFSVDCQYQSMRGIVDILGQPADHLLRAGYYTHKFFKRNQKSDYPKWWLKTPGEYELYTGRDTRGWDRSFKSLDDLITTSVGGFYLIGTNIKHRA; translated from the exons ATGCTCAAAGCTGTGAGCGTTCTCGACCCGGTCAAGAAGAACGTGGCGCAGTTCCTTGAAACGTTTAAACACAAAGGACAAACCTGTCTAGCTTTCGAAATGTTAGACAGGAGTCTTTTTCAACTGTTTAGGGAGAGATGCTACAAGCCGCTGTCCCTCAGTGAGATACGGCCGATAGCACAGCAG TTGCTCACGGCCTTTGACGCTCTGAAAGGCATTGGTGTGGTTCACTCAGACCTGAAGCCAGACAACATAATGCTGACAGACCACCAGGGTGAGCCCTTTAGGGTAAAACTAATAGATTTCGGCGTGTCCTTCCCCACCTCAAAGGAGCAACGTGGAAGTCCAATCCAACCTCTGGGTTACAG GGCACCAGAAGTCTCCCTGGGTCTCCCCGTCTCCGAGGCCATAGATATGTGGGGTCTCGGCTGTGTGCTCTTCTGGCTGTACGTCGCCGACCACCCGTTTTCAGTTGACTGCCAGTACCAGTCT ATGAGAGGCATCGTTGACATACTGGGACAGCCGGCTGACCACCTTCTCCGTGCTGGTTACTACACCCACAAGTTCTTTAAGAGGAACCAGAAATCGGACTACCCAAAATGGTGGCTAAAG ACTCCAGGCGAGTACGAGCTTTACACTGGCAGAGATACTAGAGGATGGGACAGGTCTTTTAAAAGCTTGGATGACCTGATAACA ACGTCGGTGGGGGGATTCTATCTGATTGGAACtaacataaaacacagggcttga